CAAGCCCAGAATCACCAGCGCGAGGGACACAAGTCCCGCAGGGATCGCGTCGGGCGTCAGGCCCTGAATAATCGCCAGAGCGGCGATCAGGCTAACAATAATCCTGCTTGCCATATTTCTTCCTCCCAGAATAGGTTAGTGTGTCACGACCTGTGGCTACAGGTCGCTGATCCGCCAGTCATCTTTAACTCTTGATGCGGTTTACTCCCCTCTGCACGAGTATGGCTATGACACCGGCATACAAGGCGGTGGCGATCGGATCGACGATGGCGTCCAGGCTCTCGCCTAATATCCCTGGGATGTTGCTCAACACGTCCGCACCTGCAGCAGCGCCGACTGCAATCGCAACGACCAGGTAGGCCGTCGAGTCCTCAGCGTCGACCGCCACTATCGCGTAGAGTAGTCCCAGTATCACCAGCGCGAGTGGCACAAGTCCCCCAGGGATTGCGTCGGGCGCCAAGGCCTGCACAATCGCGAGGATGATGACCAGGACAATAATATTTCTGCTTGCCATTTCTACCTCCCAGAATATGGTTGTGTCACGGTTTGCGCTATCGCGCAACCGCAACGGTTACCGACGGAATGCTACAAGATGCACCATCCCCGTCATGAAAAAGGTGAAAACCCTTTTTTCTTATTTGAAGATGTAGAATTTCTTATGCTATTATGTTAAAAAATGTAAATAAAGAAGCAGTGTCAAGACAATTCCCACTCGCTCAGTAAAAAAATTCGCTTATCTATCTATAAAATTTTCCGTACAAGTATAAAGCGCAGAAAACAGCATTGCTCTATGCGCTTTATAAAGAATTGATTTTGTGTAGCGTTACATATTCTTCACCATCACCATTGACAGACAAAAGACAATGTATTTAATAGGATTACCACTGCCTGTACTTCCCGCTAAAAGCGCGCCAATGGCAACGGTCGGGTTGAGATGCCCACCGCTGATTGCACCTTACCATCACAATAATTGCGAACGCCTGGGCTAATGCCAGCCCAGCCAGGTCCGCTCGTCACTATGGTCCAACAGTGACAAATTTGCAATATAATTTATTTTTTTTTGAAATCAAGTTAAACTCATAGGGGTGATGAATGTTTTTTACAGTGAGCTTATCCCAAAAATTGAAAGTCCTTGACATCGTCCATCTGTTGTGCGAATGTACGCACGATAGACAACTAACAACTGACAACGTTTATGTTCTCTTTCTCTCCCAATGATTTTCTCGCCTGTAATGGCACGCGCATCGGGGCTGAGCATCTGCATGGGCGGATGCAAGTCCTGCGCGATGAGATTGAACCCGTCCTCACGAAGCAGTATCCAGATCTCACGGCTGTTATTTCACCTGTTTATGCGACGACTAATTTTCGCTCCAACCCCGATCGGCCTCGGGATCACGCGTGTCTGTATTTTGTTGATCGCAAGCTGAAGAAGAGCGCGTTTCCCCGGTTGCCCCAACTGGGTATTTATTTGCACCACAATGCCGTGGCTATTGGCTTTTACTCTGGGTGGTGGACTGCCGAGGCGATGCAAAAGGCGATTGCGGATCGCAAGAAGTTTCGCGGTCTGGTGCCGCGCAAGGGGTATCGCTGTTTGGCGGGTGATATTATTGTGGCGTCACCCGGTCGTTCCGTGCCGTGGTCGCCATCCAGGCTCGAGGGGGTTGATCGCTCGCTGTTTGTCGGGTCGATTCTCACGCCGGATGAAGCTGCGGTGCCGACTCTTGTTGATGATATCAAGGCGGTGCTGGAGGATCTCTACGCGCTGTATGCGGTGTTTACAAGAGCGAGATACCAGACTTCTAAAAGTAGTGTCGTGTATCATGTGCCCGATCCCGCAGAAGCCGGTGTTGTGCGGGATGCGCTTGTGCCTGTGGAGGCCGAGTTGTTGTGCGATCTTTACCGGTTTACGGCGCTGAAGAATTTCCAGGTTGAGGCGGGGATGTTGTTCAATCTCTATTTGTGTTTGAAGACCAAGCCTTTTCTCATTCTGGCGGGGATATCCGGGACGGGGAAGAGTACGGTGATTCGCCTTTTGGCCGAGGCGATCAATGGTCTGGATGAGGGTCGGGCAAGAGGGTATCGCCTCATTCCCGTGCGTCCGGATTGGAACGATGTGCGCGATTTGCTCGGGTTTGAAAATTTGCTTACGGGGGTATTTCGTCCGGGTGCACTGCTTCAGGCGATGTGCGAAGCACAAGCCGACCCGGATCGTCCTTATTTTGTGTGTTTGGACGAGATGAATCTCGCCCGCGTGGAGCACTATTTTGCCGATTTTTTAAGTGTTATGGAGACGGCGAGACGCACGCTCGATGGCGCGTGGACGACAGATCCGATTGAATTGGCGCAGGGTGGCGATGTGGTGTCAACGGATGAGATGGGAGAGTTGCCTTCGCGTTTGCCCATTCCGCCCAATTTGTTTGTTGCGGGTACGGTCAATATGGATGAGACGACTTATGCGTTTAGTCCCAAGGTGCTTGACCGGGCGAATACGGTTGCTTTTGACCGCGTTGATCTGGGGTTGTCGGATTATGATCCCGAGGTGCAGATTGATTCGACGGCTCTGCGCGCTCTGGGTGCTGCGCTTATTGACCGTCCCTATCGGCAGTTGGAAGATGTTCGCCACCGCGATGAGGTTGTTGCGTGGAATGAGCCGTTGGAGGAGATTAATGCGGTGCTCGCGGAGGAGGATTTACATTTTGGCTATCGCATCCGAGACGAGGTTCTCATCTATATGGCGTATGCGCTCGATTTGATCGAGGGACTGCCTTCAAATGCGCCAGCGTTTACGCCCCGAGATGCTTTTGATTATCAGATTTTACAAAAGATTCTCCCACGCCTATCCGGCGCAGGAGATGAACTCGCAGGTTTGCTGGACGCGCTGATCGCTTTTTGCGATTCCACATATCCCCGCTCAACACATAAACTCCAGCGCGTGAAACGCCGTCTTGAACATACGGGGTTTGTCAGTT
The Gemmatimonadota bacterium DNA segment above includes these coding regions:
- a CDS encoding AAA family ATPase yields the protein MFSFSPNDFLACNGTRIGAEHLHGRMQVLRDEIEPVLTKQYPDLTAVISPVYATTNFRSNPDRPRDHACLYFVDRKLKKSAFPRLPQLGIYLHHNAVAIGFYSGWWTAEAMQKAIADRKKFRGLVPRKGYRCLAGDIIVASPGRSVPWSPSRLEGVDRSLFVGSILTPDEAAVPTLVDDIKAVLEDLYALYAVFTRARYQTSKSSVVYHVPDPAEAGVVRDALVPVEAELLCDLYRFTALKNFQVEAGMLFNLYLCLKTKPFLILAGISGTGKSTVIRLLAEAINGLDEGRARGYRLIPVRPDWNDVRDLLGFENLLTGVFRPGALLQAMCEAQADPDRPYFVCLDEMNLARVEHYFADFLSVMETARRTLDGAWTTDPIELAQGGDVVSTDEMGELPSRLPIPPNLFVAGTVNMDETTYAFSPKVLDRANTVAFDRVDLGLSDYDPEVQIDSTALRALGAALIDRPYRQLEDVRHRDEVVAWNEPLEEINAVLAEEDLHFGYRIRDEVLIYMAYALDLIEGLPSNAPAFTPRDAFDYQILQKILPRLSGAGDELAGLLDALIAFCDSTYPRSTHKLQRVKRRLEHTGFVSFW